The genomic DNA TTTCTCGATGAGGCGCTTGTGTACCATGAGGCGATGACGCCCGAGAAGGTTCATGCTGTCGGCAAGACCTGGAAGTACGAATCTCAGTTCAAGACGCGACTCGAATTATCCCCGGCCATGAAGTAAGTGGTGGCGGCTCCTCCTATGATGGCTCCTCCTTCCAATCATCGTCCCCTGAAGATCTGTATGGTGTCCTCCGAGGTCGTACCCTTTGCGAAGACGGGCGGACTCGCCGATGTGGTCGGAGCCCTCGCGACTGAGTTTGCCAGGTTGGGGCACGATGTCTGCGTTCTACTGCCGGCCTATCGACAGGTCGATGCGCTGGGCGATCAGGTGGTCGACTATGCCCGGTTGGCGGTGCCGACCGCGCAGGGGCTGGTAGAGGCGCGTATCCAAGAGCGCACCGGCCCGCATTCGCATGTGACAGGTTCTGGACGCCTGCGAGTGTTGACTGTTCGCCACGATGCGTTCTTTTCCCGCTCAGGTCTCTACCAGGAGGCCGGTCACGACTATCCCGACAATCTCGAGCGGTTCGCATTTTTTTGTCGGGCCGTCATGGAATTGTTGGTGCACTTCGGTGAAAAGGACGGCTGGCAGGTGGATCTGCTGCATGTGCATGATTGGCAAGCCGCCCTGTGTGCAGTCTACTTGCGGACGCTCTATCAAGCGAAGTCCGCCCTCAGCAATATCCGTAGCGTGCTGACCATCCATAATCTGGGATATCAGGGATTATTTCCGGCTGAACATTTTTCCCTCACCGGCCTGCCTGCCCAGCTGTTTACCCCCGCTGCGCTTGAGTTTTACGGGAAACTGAATCTCTTAAAAGGAGGGCTTGTCTTCGCCGATCTGCTCACCACAGTAAGTCCCACGTACAGTGAAGAGATTCAGACGCCAGAATATGGTTGTGGGCTGGAAGGGGTGATCAGCGGGCGGAAGGACGTGCTGCACGGAATCGTGAATGGCATTGATGCTGAGATCTGGAATCCCGCCAAGGATCCCCACCTGCCGACCCAGTATTCTCTGTCCGATATGTCCGGAAAGGCGCGATCCAAGAAAGGGCTTCAGCGTGAACTGAAGCTTCGTACCGACAAGGGGCCGCTTGTCGGGGTGATTGCGAGACTGACCGGTCAGAAGGGTATCGATCTCGTGATCGATATTATTCCGGAACTGATGGAACTCGATGTGCAGGTCGTGATTCTCGGGACCGGAGATGTGAAGTATGAGCAGCTGGTGCGTGAGTTGGCGGAACGGTATCCTGGGCGACTCGCGGTGCGCAACGTCTTTGACGAAGGGCTGGCCCATCGGATTGAAGCCGGCGCGGATATGTTTCTCATGCCGTCCCGTTATGAGCCTTGCGGCCTCAGTCAGTTATACAGCCTTCGCTATGGTACTGTTCCTATCGTGAGGAAGACCGGAGGGTTGGCCGACACTGTGGTCAACTATACACCGAGCGCTTTCAAGGGATCGCGTGTCACCGGTTTCAGCTTTACGGATACCAGCGCGGACTCGCTTTTGACCTGTCTCTTGCTTGCATTGTCGATCTACCGGAAAAAGGCGGATTGGCACCGCATCGTCAGGGCGGGCATGGAGCAAGATTTGTCGTGGGCTCGATCAGCCGAGATCTATCTGCGGTTATTTCAGGAGCTGCTTGAAGGGAAAGCGCCGCAGCGGAAGTAGG from Nitrospira sp. ND1 includes the following:
- the glgA gene encoding glycogen synthase GlgA, with protein sequence MVSSEVVPFAKTGGLADVVGALATEFARLGHDVCVLLPAYRQVDALGDQVVDYARLAVPTAQGLVEARIQERTGPHSHVTGSGRLRVLTVRHDAFFSRSGLYQEAGHDYPDNLERFAFFCRAVMELLVHFGEKDGWQVDLLHVHDWQAALCAVYLRTLYQAKSALSNIRSVLTIHNLGYQGLFPAEHFSLTGLPAQLFTPAALEFYGKLNLLKGGLVFADLLTTVSPTYSEEIQTPEYGCGLEGVISGRKDVLHGIVNGIDAEIWNPAKDPHLPTQYSLSDMSGKARSKKGLQRELKLRTDKGPLVGVIARLTGQKGIDLVIDIIPELMELDVQVVILGTGDVKYEQLVRELAERYPGRLAVRNVFDEGLAHRIEAGADMFLMPSRYEPCGLSQLYSLRYGTVPIVRKTGGLADTVVNYTPSAFKGSRVTGFSFTDTSADSLLTCLLLALSIYRKKADWHRIVRAGMEQDLSWARSAEIYLRLFQELLEGKAPQRK